Proteins from a genomic interval of Osmia bicornis bicornis chromosome 11, iOsmBic2.1, whole genome shotgun sequence:
- the LOC114875942 gene encoding ral guanine nucleotide dissociation stimulator-like 1 isoform X1 yields MSADNGDDSLNRSDRRRGSSADIDTWMLWPVLGDDGLSPTSPPASASVKGVNRLAPLLLCAPCKPSSHRKNQSSTQWYVQQPTWRLWGEERGDGVIYTVYLKKVRYHRPTRSLSASDSDDEISHLEWETVRVRFLKAGTVQRLVESLANDDGELESTYINVFLATYRAFTTPREVLELLLARYDALDEGSGALTGEQHRKTLVQALHVWLDAYPGDWKSPPSHPLLSRLLDFTHRRLPGSELELKARHRLHRFQREDQIDSCMVYDNGRLPRSSPDPIVDHWANYNFPEVPHRHFAEQLTRMDAEVFKKLVAHQCLGAVWSRRDRSRSHDAATVLATVNQFNAVSLRVISTILMEPTMKSQERARILETWIDIAQELRVLKNFSSLKAIVSGLQSNPVYRLEKCWQCMPREKHELFRELERIFSEENNAWTQRELLIKEGTAKFADTAGRSDRHLQKLFQKQNTHAGNISYGTIPYLGTFLTDLTMIDTAIPDTIAEGLINFDKRRKEFEVLARIRLLQGAANAYNFSTDPLFDRWFHSVVVLDDREAYKLSCQIEPPPPGNTLSNRGKKKQVSMLSSVSLFRSRPRSPVSREKAEPRLVLQSHQGHRKNDSIASTSSSSSSQFYCDLDSLPSSPHNSLDRRTSPSQMSSSSSSSSLPSLDVSLSSGGGSGATGNNQHNRLAPSSAVTANGNGPNLVGLSSPSHSHKSSPDFYIIKVTMESDNVETDGVVLYKSIMLSNNERTPQVIRNAMLKLGIEGSPDQYTLAQVLPDRELVLPNSANVYYAVNTAHNLNFILRPRREPNDTASESPKSKSSHKR; encoded by the exons ATGAGCGCTGACAATGGGGACGACTCCTTG AATCGAAGTGACAGAAGAAGGGGAAGTTCCGCGGACATTGACACGTGGATGCTGTGGCCCGTGTTGGGGGATGATGGGCTGAGCCCAACGTCGCCCCCGGCGTCGGCCAGCGTCAAGGGGGTGAACAGACTGGCGCCCTTGTTGCTCTGCGCCCCGTGCAAGCCAAGCAGCCATAGGAAGAACCAGAGTTCCACGCAGTGGTACGTGCAGCAG CCCACGTGGCGTTTATGGGGCGAGGAACGGGGCGACGGCGTCATATACACGGTGTACCTGAAGAAGGTTCGTTATCACAGGCCAACCAGAAGTCTATCTGCCTCG GATTCGGACGACGAGATTTCGCATTTAGAATGGGAAACGGTGAGAGTGCGTTTTCTGAAGGCCGGCACGGTGCAAAGGTTGGTGGAGAGTTTGGCGAACGACGACGGGGAACTGGAGTCGACGTACATAAACGTCTTCTTGGCGACTTATCGTGCGTTCACCACCCCGCGAGAGGTTCTCGAGCTATTGTTAGCGAGATACGACGCCCTCGACGAGGGATCCGGCGCCCTGACAGGTGAACAACATCGAAAGACTCTGGTGCAAGCTCTTCACGTCTGGCTGGACGCTTATCCCGGTGATTGGAAGTCGCCACCGAGTCATCCTCTGCTCAGCAGACTATTGGACTTCACGCATCGACGACTTCCTGGCTCGGAGCTCGAGCTCAAGGCAAGGCACCGCTTGCACAGGTTCCAGCGTGAAGATCAAATAG ACTCGTGCATGGTCTACGACAATGGCCGACTGCCCCGTAGTTCCCCGGATCCGATCGTGGATCACTGGGCGAACTACAACTTCCCCGAGGTTCCACACCGTCACTTCGCCGAGCAGCTAACTCGTATGGATGCCGAGGTGTTCAAGAAGCTGGTGGCTCATCAGTGTCTAGGTGCTGTCTGGTCGAGGAGAGATCGTTCCAGGAGTCACGACGCGGCCACCGTGTTGGCAACCGTGAATCAATTCAACGCTGTGTCGTTGAGGGTGATATCCACGATCCTGATGGAACCGACGATGAAGTCTCAAGAGCGAGCCAGGATCCTCGAGACGTGGATCGACATCGCTCAAGAGTTACGCGTGTTGAAGAACTTCAGTAGCCTGAAAGCTATCGTGTCAGGTCTTCAGAGTAATCCTGTGTACAGGCTAGAGAAATGTTGGCAATGTATGCCGAGAGAGAAGCACGAGTTATTCAGGGAATTGGAGAGGATTTTCTCGGAGGAGAACAATGCGTGGACGCAGCGAGAGCTTCTGATCAAGGAGGGCACTGCCAAATTTGCGGACACTGCTGGTCGAAGCGATAGACATCTTCAGAAGTTGTTTCAGAAGCAGAATACTCACGCCGGC aACATCAGTTACGGAACGATACCCTACCTGGGCACGTTCCTTACGGACCTGACGATGATAGACACCGCGATACCTGACACTATAGCCGAGGGTTTGATCAACTTCGACAAAAGACGGAAAGAATTCGAGGTACTCGCTAGGATACGATTGCTTCAGGGTGCCGCTAACGCGTACAACTTCAGTACGGATCCGTTGTTCGATCGTTGGTTCCACTCGGTGGTGGTGCTCGACGATCGCGAAGCGTACAAGCTGAGCTGTCAGATCGAGCCACCGCCACCTGGAAATACTCTGAGCAATCGAGGCAAGAAGAAGCAGGTCAGCATGCTCTCCTCCGTCTCGTTATTCCGCTCCCGTCCCCGATCACCCGTTTCACGCGAGAAGGCTGAGCCAAGACTTGTCTTACAGAGTCATCAGGGTCATCGTAAGAACGACTCGATCGCTTCTACCTCGAGCTCGAGCAGCTCCCAGTTCTATTGCGACCTAGATTCTCTGCCAAGCTCGCCGCACAACTCTCTCGATCGGCGCACCTCGCCATCCCAGATGTCCAGCTCTTCCTCCAGCTCGTCTTTACCATCTCTGGACGTGTCTCTTAGTTCTGGAGGAGGTAGCGGAGCGACGGGTAATAATCAGCACAATCGGCTGGCACCTTCCTCGGCGGTCACCGCTAACGGCAACGGTCCGAATCTTGTCGGTCTGTCAAGTCCGAGTCACTCGCACAAGAGCTCCCCGGATTTTTACATAATCAAGGTCACCATGGAGAGCGACAACGTTGAGACGGACGGTGTTGTGTTGTACAAGTCCATTATGCTGTCCAACAACGAGAGGACACCGCAGGTTATACGAAACGCGATGCTGAAGCTAGGAATAGAGGGCAGTCCGGATCAGTACACGCTTGCCCAGGTTCTGCCGGATCGGGAGTTGGTCTTGCCAAACTCGGCCAACGTTTACTATGCTGTTAACACCGCGCACAATTTGAACTTTATCCTACGACCTAGAAGGGAACCCAATGACACCGCCAGCGAGAGCCCTAAAAGCAAGTCGAGTCACAAGCGGTAG
- the LOC114875942 gene encoding ral guanine nucleotide dissociation stimulator-like 1 isoform X2, giving the protein MGTTPWQNRSDRRRGSSADIDTWMLWPVLGDDGLSPTSPPASASVKGVNRLAPLLLCAPCKPSSHRKNQSSTQWYVQQPTWRLWGEERGDGVIYTVYLKKVRYHRPTRSLSASDSDDEISHLEWETVRVRFLKAGTVQRLVESLANDDGELESTYINVFLATYRAFTTPREVLELLLARYDALDEGSGALTGEQHRKTLVQALHVWLDAYPGDWKSPPSHPLLSRLLDFTHRRLPGSELELKARHRLHRFQREDQIDSCMVYDNGRLPRSSPDPIVDHWANYNFPEVPHRHFAEQLTRMDAEVFKKLVAHQCLGAVWSRRDRSRSHDAATVLATVNQFNAVSLRVISTILMEPTMKSQERARILETWIDIAQELRVLKNFSSLKAIVSGLQSNPVYRLEKCWQCMPREKHELFRELERIFSEENNAWTQRELLIKEGTAKFADTAGRSDRHLQKLFQKQNTHAGNISYGTIPYLGTFLTDLTMIDTAIPDTIAEGLINFDKRRKEFEVLARIRLLQGAANAYNFSTDPLFDRWFHSVVVLDDREAYKLSCQIEPPPPGNTLSNRGKKKQVSMLSSVSLFRSRPRSPVSREKAEPRLVLQSHQGHRKNDSIASTSSSSSSQFYCDLDSLPSSPHNSLDRRTSPSQMSSSSSSSSLPSLDVSLSSGGGSGATGNNQHNRLAPSSAVTANGNGPNLVGLSSPSHSHKSSPDFYIIKVTMESDNVETDGVVLYKSIMLSNNERTPQVIRNAMLKLGIEGSPDQYTLAQVLPDRELVLPNSANVYYAVNTAHNLNFILRPRREPNDTASESPKSKSSHKR; this is encoded by the exons ATGGGGACGACTCCTTG GCAGAATCGAAGTGACAGAAGAAGGGGAAGTTCCGCGGACATTGACACGTGGATGCTGTGGCCCGTGTTGGGGGATGATGGGCTGAGCCCAACGTCGCCCCCGGCGTCGGCCAGCGTCAAGGGGGTGAACAGACTGGCGCCCTTGTTGCTCTGCGCCCCGTGCAAGCCAAGCAGCCATAGGAAGAACCAGAGTTCCACGCAGTGGTACGTGCAGCAG CCCACGTGGCGTTTATGGGGCGAGGAACGGGGCGACGGCGTCATATACACGGTGTACCTGAAGAAGGTTCGTTATCACAGGCCAACCAGAAGTCTATCTGCCTCG GATTCGGACGACGAGATTTCGCATTTAGAATGGGAAACGGTGAGAGTGCGTTTTCTGAAGGCCGGCACGGTGCAAAGGTTGGTGGAGAGTTTGGCGAACGACGACGGGGAACTGGAGTCGACGTACATAAACGTCTTCTTGGCGACTTATCGTGCGTTCACCACCCCGCGAGAGGTTCTCGAGCTATTGTTAGCGAGATACGACGCCCTCGACGAGGGATCCGGCGCCCTGACAGGTGAACAACATCGAAAGACTCTGGTGCAAGCTCTTCACGTCTGGCTGGACGCTTATCCCGGTGATTGGAAGTCGCCACCGAGTCATCCTCTGCTCAGCAGACTATTGGACTTCACGCATCGACGACTTCCTGGCTCGGAGCTCGAGCTCAAGGCAAGGCACCGCTTGCACAGGTTCCAGCGTGAAGATCAAATAG ACTCGTGCATGGTCTACGACAATGGCCGACTGCCCCGTAGTTCCCCGGATCCGATCGTGGATCACTGGGCGAACTACAACTTCCCCGAGGTTCCACACCGTCACTTCGCCGAGCAGCTAACTCGTATGGATGCCGAGGTGTTCAAGAAGCTGGTGGCTCATCAGTGTCTAGGTGCTGTCTGGTCGAGGAGAGATCGTTCCAGGAGTCACGACGCGGCCACCGTGTTGGCAACCGTGAATCAATTCAACGCTGTGTCGTTGAGGGTGATATCCACGATCCTGATGGAACCGACGATGAAGTCTCAAGAGCGAGCCAGGATCCTCGAGACGTGGATCGACATCGCTCAAGAGTTACGCGTGTTGAAGAACTTCAGTAGCCTGAAAGCTATCGTGTCAGGTCTTCAGAGTAATCCTGTGTACAGGCTAGAGAAATGTTGGCAATGTATGCCGAGAGAGAAGCACGAGTTATTCAGGGAATTGGAGAGGATTTTCTCGGAGGAGAACAATGCGTGGACGCAGCGAGAGCTTCTGATCAAGGAGGGCACTGCCAAATTTGCGGACACTGCTGGTCGAAGCGATAGACATCTTCAGAAGTTGTTTCAGAAGCAGAATACTCACGCCGGC aACATCAGTTACGGAACGATACCCTACCTGGGCACGTTCCTTACGGACCTGACGATGATAGACACCGCGATACCTGACACTATAGCCGAGGGTTTGATCAACTTCGACAAAAGACGGAAAGAATTCGAGGTACTCGCTAGGATACGATTGCTTCAGGGTGCCGCTAACGCGTACAACTTCAGTACGGATCCGTTGTTCGATCGTTGGTTCCACTCGGTGGTGGTGCTCGACGATCGCGAAGCGTACAAGCTGAGCTGTCAGATCGAGCCACCGCCACCTGGAAATACTCTGAGCAATCGAGGCAAGAAGAAGCAGGTCAGCATGCTCTCCTCCGTCTCGTTATTCCGCTCCCGTCCCCGATCACCCGTTTCACGCGAGAAGGCTGAGCCAAGACTTGTCTTACAGAGTCATCAGGGTCATCGTAAGAACGACTCGATCGCTTCTACCTCGAGCTCGAGCAGCTCCCAGTTCTATTGCGACCTAGATTCTCTGCCAAGCTCGCCGCACAACTCTCTCGATCGGCGCACCTCGCCATCCCAGATGTCCAGCTCTTCCTCCAGCTCGTCTTTACCATCTCTGGACGTGTCTCTTAGTTCTGGAGGAGGTAGCGGAGCGACGGGTAATAATCAGCACAATCGGCTGGCACCTTCCTCGGCGGTCACCGCTAACGGCAACGGTCCGAATCTTGTCGGTCTGTCAAGTCCGAGTCACTCGCACAAGAGCTCCCCGGATTTTTACATAATCAAGGTCACCATGGAGAGCGACAACGTTGAGACGGACGGTGTTGTGTTGTACAAGTCCATTATGCTGTCCAACAACGAGAGGACACCGCAGGTTATACGAAACGCGATGCTGAAGCTAGGAATAGAGGGCAGTCCGGATCAGTACACGCTTGCCCAGGTTCTGCCGGATCGGGAGTTGGTCTTGCCAAACTCGGCCAACGTTTACTATGCTGTTAACACCGCGCACAATTTGAACTTTATCCTACGACCTAGAAGGGAACCCAATGACACCGCCAGCGAGAGCCCTAAAAGCAAGTCGAGTCACAAGCGGTAG
- the LOC114875942 gene encoding ral guanine nucleotide dissociation stimulator isoform X4, translating into MSADNGDDSLPTWRLWGEERGDGVIYTVYLKKVRYHRPTRSLSASDSDDEISHLEWETVRVRFLKAGTVQRLVESLANDDGELESTYINVFLATYRAFTTPREVLELLLARYDALDEGSGALTGEQHRKTLVQALHVWLDAYPGDWKSPPSHPLLSRLLDFTHRRLPGSELELKARHRLHRFQREDQIDSCMVYDNGRLPRSSPDPIVDHWANYNFPEVPHRHFAEQLTRMDAEVFKKLVAHQCLGAVWSRRDRSRSHDAATVLATVNQFNAVSLRVISTILMEPTMKSQERARILETWIDIAQELRVLKNFSSLKAIVSGLQSNPVYRLEKCWQCMPREKHELFRELERIFSEENNAWTQRELLIKEGTAKFADTAGRSDRHLQKLFQKQNTHAGNISYGTIPYLGTFLTDLTMIDTAIPDTIAEGLINFDKRRKEFEVLARIRLLQGAANAYNFSTDPLFDRWFHSVVVLDDREAYKLSCQIEPPPPGNTLSNRGKKKQVSMLSSVSLFRSRPRSPVSREKAEPRLVLQSHQGHRKNDSIASTSSSSSSQFYCDLDSLPSSPHNSLDRRTSPSQMSSSSSSSSLPSLDVSLSSGGGSGATGNNQHNRLAPSSAVTANGNGPNLVGLSSPSHSHKSSPDFYIIKVTMESDNVETDGVVLYKSIMLSNNERTPQVIRNAMLKLGIEGSPDQYTLAQVLPDRELVLPNSANVYYAVNTAHNLNFILRPRREPNDTASESPKSKSSHKR; encoded by the exons ATGAGCGCTGACAATGGGGACGACTCCTTG CCCACGTGGCGTTTATGGGGCGAGGAACGGGGCGACGGCGTCATATACACGGTGTACCTGAAGAAGGTTCGTTATCACAGGCCAACCAGAAGTCTATCTGCCTCG GATTCGGACGACGAGATTTCGCATTTAGAATGGGAAACGGTGAGAGTGCGTTTTCTGAAGGCCGGCACGGTGCAAAGGTTGGTGGAGAGTTTGGCGAACGACGACGGGGAACTGGAGTCGACGTACATAAACGTCTTCTTGGCGACTTATCGTGCGTTCACCACCCCGCGAGAGGTTCTCGAGCTATTGTTAGCGAGATACGACGCCCTCGACGAGGGATCCGGCGCCCTGACAGGTGAACAACATCGAAAGACTCTGGTGCAAGCTCTTCACGTCTGGCTGGACGCTTATCCCGGTGATTGGAAGTCGCCACCGAGTCATCCTCTGCTCAGCAGACTATTGGACTTCACGCATCGACGACTTCCTGGCTCGGAGCTCGAGCTCAAGGCAAGGCACCGCTTGCACAGGTTCCAGCGTGAAGATCAAATAG ACTCGTGCATGGTCTACGACAATGGCCGACTGCCCCGTAGTTCCCCGGATCCGATCGTGGATCACTGGGCGAACTACAACTTCCCCGAGGTTCCACACCGTCACTTCGCCGAGCAGCTAACTCGTATGGATGCCGAGGTGTTCAAGAAGCTGGTGGCTCATCAGTGTCTAGGTGCTGTCTGGTCGAGGAGAGATCGTTCCAGGAGTCACGACGCGGCCACCGTGTTGGCAACCGTGAATCAATTCAACGCTGTGTCGTTGAGGGTGATATCCACGATCCTGATGGAACCGACGATGAAGTCTCAAGAGCGAGCCAGGATCCTCGAGACGTGGATCGACATCGCTCAAGAGTTACGCGTGTTGAAGAACTTCAGTAGCCTGAAAGCTATCGTGTCAGGTCTTCAGAGTAATCCTGTGTACAGGCTAGAGAAATGTTGGCAATGTATGCCGAGAGAGAAGCACGAGTTATTCAGGGAATTGGAGAGGATTTTCTCGGAGGAGAACAATGCGTGGACGCAGCGAGAGCTTCTGATCAAGGAGGGCACTGCCAAATTTGCGGACACTGCTGGTCGAAGCGATAGACATCTTCAGAAGTTGTTTCAGAAGCAGAATACTCACGCCGGC aACATCAGTTACGGAACGATACCCTACCTGGGCACGTTCCTTACGGACCTGACGATGATAGACACCGCGATACCTGACACTATAGCCGAGGGTTTGATCAACTTCGACAAAAGACGGAAAGAATTCGAGGTACTCGCTAGGATACGATTGCTTCAGGGTGCCGCTAACGCGTACAACTTCAGTACGGATCCGTTGTTCGATCGTTGGTTCCACTCGGTGGTGGTGCTCGACGATCGCGAAGCGTACAAGCTGAGCTGTCAGATCGAGCCACCGCCACCTGGAAATACTCTGAGCAATCGAGGCAAGAAGAAGCAGGTCAGCATGCTCTCCTCCGTCTCGTTATTCCGCTCCCGTCCCCGATCACCCGTTTCACGCGAGAAGGCTGAGCCAAGACTTGTCTTACAGAGTCATCAGGGTCATCGTAAGAACGACTCGATCGCTTCTACCTCGAGCTCGAGCAGCTCCCAGTTCTATTGCGACCTAGATTCTCTGCCAAGCTCGCCGCACAACTCTCTCGATCGGCGCACCTCGCCATCCCAGATGTCCAGCTCTTCCTCCAGCTCGTCTTTACCATCTCTGGACGTGTCTCTTAGTTCTGGAGGAGGTAGCGGAGCGACGGGTAATAATCAGCACAATCGGCTGGCACCTTCCTCGGCGGTCACCGCTAACGGCAACGGTCCGAATCTTGTCGGTCTGTCAAGTCCGAGTCACTCGCACAAGAGCTCCCCGGATTTTTACATAATCAAGGTCACCATGGAGAGCGACAACGTTGAGACGGACGGTGTTGTGTTGTACAAGTCCATTATGCTGTCCAACAACGAGAGGACACCGCAGGTTATACGAAACGCGATGCTGAAGCTAGGAATAGAGGGCAGTCCGGATCAGTACACGCTTGCCCAGGTTCTGCCGGATCGGGAGTTGGTCTTGCCAAACTCGGCCAACGTTTACTATGCTGTTAACACCGCGCACAATTTGAACTTTATCCTACGACCTAGAAGGGAACCCAATGACACCGCCAGCGAGAGCCCTAAAAGCAAGTCGAGTCACAAGCGGTAG
- the LOC114875942 gene encoding ral guanine nucleotide dissociation stimulator isoform X3 has protein sequence MSADNGDDSLNRSDRRRGSSADIDTWMLWPVLGDDGLSPTSPPASASVKGVNRLAPLLLCAPCKPSSHRKNQSSTQWYVQQPTWRLWGEERGDGVIYTVYLKKVRYHRPTRSLSASDSDDEISHLEWETVRVRFLKAGTVQRLVESLANDDGELESTYINVFLATYRAFTTPREVLELLLARYDALDEGSGALTGEQHRKTLVQALHVWLDAYPGDWKSPPSHPLLSRLLDFTHRRLPGSELELKARHRLHRFQREDQIDSCMVYDNGRLPRSSPDPIVDHWANYNFPEVPHRHFAEQLTRMDAEVFKKLVAHQCLGAVWSRRDRSRSHDAATVLATVNQFNAVSLRVISTILMEPTMKSQERARILETWIDIAQELRVLKNFSSLKAIVSGLQSNPVYRLEKCWQCMPREKHELFRELERIFSEENNAWTQRELLIKEGTAKFADTAGRSDRHLQKLFQKQNTHAGNISYGTIPYLGTFLTDLTMIDTAIPDTIAEGLINFDKRRKEFEVLARIRLLQGAANAYNFSTDPLFDRWFHSVVVLDDREAYKLSCQIEPPPPGNTLSNRGKKKQSHQGHRKNDSIASTSSSSSSQFYCDLDSLPSSPHNSLDRRTSPSQMSSSSSSSSLPSLDVSLSSGGGSGATGNNQHNRLAPSSAVTANGNGPNLVGLSSPSHSHKSSPDFYIIKVTMESDNVETDGVVLYKSIMLSNNERTPQVIRNAMLKLGIEGSPDQYTLAQVLPDRELVLPNSANVYYAVNTAHNLNFILRPRREPNDTASESPKSKSSHKR, from the exons ATGAGCGCTGACAATGGGGACGACTCCTTG AATCGAAGTGACAGAAGAAGGGGAAGTTCCGCGGACATTGACACGTGGATGCTGTGGCCCGTGTTGGGGGATGATGGGCTGAGCCCAACGTCGCCCCCGGCGTCGGCCAGCGTCAAGGGGGTGAACAGACTGGCGCCCTTGTTGCTCTGCGCCCCGTGCAAGCCAAGCAGCCATAGGAAGAACCAGAGTTCCACGCAGTGGTACGTGCAGCAG CCCACGTGGCGTTTATGGGGCGAGGAACGGGGCGACGGCGTCATATACACGGTGTACCTGAAGAAGGTTCGTTATCACAGGCCAACCAGAAGTCTATCTGCCTCG GATTCGGACGACGAGATTTCGCATTTAGAATGGGAAACGGTGAGAGTGCGTTTTCTGAAGGCCGGCACGGTGCAAAGGTTGGTGGAGAGTTTGGCGAACGACGACGGGGAACTGGAGTCGACGTACATAAACGTCTTCTTGGCGACTTATCGTGCGTTCACCACCCCGCGAGAGGTTCTCGAGCTATTGTTAGCGAGATACGACGCCCTCGACGAGGGATCCGGCGCCCTGACAGGTGAACAACATCGAAAGACTCTGGTGCAAGCTCTTCACGTCTGGCTGGACGCTTATCCCGGTGATTGGAAGTCGCCACCGAGTCATCCTCTGCTCAGCAGACTATTGGACTTCACGCATCGACGACTTCCTGGCTCGGAGCTCGAGCTCAAGGCAAGGCACCGCTTGCACAGGTTCCAGCGTGAAGATCAAATAG ACTCGTGCATGGTCTACGACAATGGCCGACTGCCCCGTAGTTCCCCGGATCCGATCGTGGATCACTGGGCGAACTACAACTTCCCCGAGGTTCCACACCGTCACTTCGCCGAGCAGCTAACTCGTATGGATGCCGAGGTGTTCAAGAAGCTGGTGGCTCATCAGTGTCTAGGTGCTGTCTGGTCGAGGAGAGATCGTTCCAGGAGTCACGACGCGGCCACCGTGTTGGCAACCGTGAATCAATTCAACGCTGTGTCGTTGAGGGTGATATCCACGATCCTGATGGAACCGACGATGAAGTCTCAAGAGCGAGCCAGGATCCTCGAGACGTGGATCGACATCGCTCAAGAGTTACGCGTGTTGAAGAACTTCAGTAGCCTGAAAGCTATCGTGTCAGGTCTTCAGAGTAATCCTGTGTACAGGCTAGAGAAATGTTGGCAATGTATGCCGAGAGAGAAGCACGAGTTATTCAGGGAATTGGAGAGGATTTTCTCGGAGGAGAACAATGCGTGGACGCAGCGAGAGCTTCTGATCAAGGAGGGCACTGCCAAATTTGCGGACACTGCTGGTCGAAGCGATAGACATCTTCAGAAGTTGTTTCAGAAGCAGAATACTCACGCCGGC aACATCAGTTACGGAACGATACCCTACCTGGGCACGTTCCTTACGGACCTGACGATGATAGACACCGCGATACCTGACACTATAGCCGAGGGTTTGATCAACTTCGACAAAAGACGGAAAGAATTCGAGGTACTCGCTAGGATACGATTGCTTCAGGGTGCCGCTAACGCGTACAACTTCAGTACGGATCCGTTGTTCGATCGTTGGTTCCACTCGGTGGTGGTGCTCGACGATCGCGAAGCGTACAAGCTGAGCTGTCAGATCGAGCCACCGCCACCTGGAAATACTCTGAGCAATCGAGGCAAGAAGAAGCAG AGTCATCAGGGTCATCGTAAGAACGACTCGATCGCTTCTACCTCGAGCTCGAGCAGCTCCCAGTTCTATTGCGACCTAGATTCTCTGCCAAGCTCGCCGCACAACTCTCTCGATCGGCGCACCTCGCCATCCCAGATGTCCAGCTCTTCCTCCAGCTCGTCTTTACCATCTCTGGACGTGTCTCTTAGTTCTGGAGGAGGTAGCGGAGCGACGGGTAATAATCAGCACAATCGGCTGGCACCTTCCTCGGCGGTCACCGCTAACGGCAACGGTCCGAATCTTGTCGGTCTGTCAAGTCCGAGTCACTCGCACAAGAGCTCCCCGGATTTTTACATAATCAAGGTCACCATGGAGAGCGACAACGTTGAGACGGACGGTGTTGTGTTGTACAAGTCCATTATGCTGTCCAACAACGAGAGGACACCGCAGGTTATACGAAACGCGATGCTGAAGCTAGGAATAGAGGGCAGTCCGGATCAGTACACGCTTGCCCAGGTTCTGCCGGATCGGGAGTTGGTCTTGCCAAACTCGGCCAACGTTTACTATGCTGTTAACACCGCGCACAATTTGAACTTTATCCTACGACCTAGAAGGGAACCCAATGACACCGCCAGCGAGAGCCCTAAAAGCAAGTCGAGTCACAAGCGGTAG